ttaaccaacccgacccgaaacctgTTCCGACctgaaacccgttctgacccgaaccctttccgacccgaacccgttccgacccgaaacccgttctgacccaaACCCGTTCCGatccgaacccgttttgacccgaaccaaaacaaccccttttttaattgacccgttttaacccgaacccgttttgacccatgacccgacccgacccgacccaacccgtttgccaggtctagttTTTTTTTCCTCTGGGTCTCTTACGTttgctattttttttttttttttttttgtcattttcgtctATTTCGCTAACTCTGTCAAAAAACAACAAACATCAGAGGCCAGAGGAGAAAATAATATTGTTGCTGAGTTGAAGCTAAAATAACTACTCgtgagtcgagctcgagctcaagTATATTAAATTAGTCGAGCTGAAGCGTAAATTAGCTCACACTAGGCTCGTTTACACCTGGAGTCAAAGAAGTTGTTTGATTATTAATATATTCTTCTTAGTTTCAATCGTATTCATTATATTAAGCCTTTTTTGTGTTGTATACTCAATTTAGGTGACTGCGAGCAAGAAAGGTTTTTTTTCAGCACAAAAGAAGTCAAATACCCTTATGGGAACCGATCGAATCGGGCTACTTTATCCGGGTATTGGAAAGCAACCGGATTAGATAAAAAAATTGTTACTTCAGACAACAATCAAGTTGTGGGCATGAAGAAAACACTCGTATTTTACAAAGGAAAACCCCCACACGGGTCACGAACCGATTGGATCATGCACGAGTACAGACTCGCAACCCCTCAACCCAAGAACCCGACTCAGGTTTCCTTCTAATTGATACAATTTTGATTCGAATACACAAACATATTTAgttaacaatttgtttttgttgtCTCAGGGTATGGAAAATTGGGTTATTTGCAAAATTTTCTTGAAGAAAAGAGGAAGTAAAGTTAGCAAGTACAATGAAGAGCCAATTGGGATAATTGATTGTAAATCGGTAAAATCAAAGCTAGTTTTCTACGATTTCATGTCAGCTAGTAAGAAGAGAAGAACTGATTTGAATTCGACTCCGGTTTCATCATCTTCGGGTTCAAGCGGGATCACGGATGATGTCGGTTCTTGTGATGAGCATGAAGAGAATAGCCATAACCCGGATGATGTTAAGAATTTAAGGAAACAATCGTCATAAATtgatattctttttttttttttttaagattatcCTAAGTCTAATTTAATTTACTAATGGGTTATTGTTATTTATTGGCCTTTAGTTTTCAAGATTCCCATGAAAATAATCAAATTTTGAGTGAAtttcaagaattgtcctttatctttatacccattttcagacgttgtcctttatgtttaaaattgacaagttttgtactttatgttttcaaatcatacacgttttgtcctttagccctaacccagttagaatTTTCTGTCAAATCTGgccatgtgcaatgcacatgagggtaaaattgtcttttcaaCCTATTCTTTCAAAAtacatataaaagaaaaaaaatattatgtATCATAAAAAAATGCCTTCTTCCCAAAATCAATCccatttcaaaaccctaatttcactcAAAGAGCTGCAACAATTCATGGTATGGTCTATCTCTTGGTTCAACTCCTCAGATGTCTCCACCTACTTCGGAGATAAAGATTGGCGGACCCTTAAATTTTTAGCTAGGGGTGCGGATGAGGtattcaaccatattttcaaggggtgcggtcgggttttttgcctaaaatatacactaagtTTTTTTCAAGGagtgcggccgcccaccctggCCAAAGGTTAGGTCCGCCCATGAAAGATATCGGATTTAAAAGCTTTTCAAAGCCATACATCGAGGGAAGCGTTATGAAGACGCTAGTTCCATATATAGAAGTTGTCATACTTGACGAAGGCCACCATTTTATCCAGCACGATAAACCTCAAGAAGTCTGTGATGAGATCATATCCTTTATTCAAAAACTAGCCAAAAACTAGGATCACAGGGTCTGTTTATTTATGTATCAAAACTAGCACGAATAAGTTAATGTATTGAGACCGTTAGACCAATGTTGCTTTTGCTGTTTGTGTTTGCAATTTCCATCTTTAATAATACTTGAAACCTTGATTCAGTGATTCCTTGAATATGTACCAATTTTGATGCTGGCAGTTGGTGGAGACATCTGAGGAGTTGAACCAAGAGATAGACCATACCGTGAATTGTTGCAGCTCTTTgagtgaaattagggttttgaaatggGATTGATTTTGGGAAGAAGccctttttttattatatataatatttttttcttttatatgtatttttaaagaataggttgaaaagacaattttacactcatgtgcattgcacatgaccagatttgacAGATAATTCTAActaggttagggctaaaggacaaaacgtgtatgatttgaaaacataaagtacaaaactcatcaattttaaacataaaggacagcgcctgaaaatggatataaagataaaggacaattcttgaaattcactctCCAATTTTTAGATGAGATAAAAGAATGAAATGTTATCAATGGATATTTTCTTTCAGTTTCATTCTTGAAACTTCAGCAAGTAGTGATGATTTACATACATTGGTTTTCATATGTTGCGGTTAATGTATTTCATAAGTATACATTTATAAGAAAAAAATACTTAGTGAAACAAACATAAGGTTGTGTCAGTATCTTTAACTTTAATTAATATAATGATTTTGATTCTGACTTTTTAATTCATAATAATCATTTTAAAATTGTTAATCCAAACAAGCCTAACACAGCTAGAGGACAAAGGTTCTTTACTGGTTTGAAATATATGATGCACTTGGATTTAAGTTAATGGCTATCCATTAACCTATACATGTTGGGCCTATTGGGCTTCAACTGATCCCCCAACGGCCCTATCTTATATGTGAGTTTTTTTGGGTCACACGTCAATCCTTTTAaactttaatattttaatttgcCAACCCGCTACGATTGATGCCTATACTAATAAATGTATCCCCTAATTCTCACATACATGTAACACGCAATACACTTACATGAACAAGCTCGTTATAAACATGAATTTGAACATCGACCTGTGGTCTCATTTTACATCACTTAGCTTaaactaggggtgtaaacgagccgagccgaacccGAGCACAACtgggctcaagctcggctcgtcatgtttttatgaacTCGAGCTCGAGATCGGTTCGATTCGAGCATACTTATTttagctcgagctcggctcgcaaGTAAAGCCCAAAGCTCGACCTCGGCTTgggctattttgagaacaacctcaaacgagctaaaagctTGGCTCGAGCATGCTTCAATATTGCTtgaacgagccaaagctcggctcgagctcgactcgccaatgttatcatcattattaatatattatataaaaaataaataaatgtttgtttgggctcgtttaggctcgcgagcctaaacgagatTTGtgttcaaagctcgagctcgggctcgataactaaacgagctctaattcatgctcgagctcgggctcgggctcgttaaagCTCAGCTCGTTTGAGCTTTTACCCGAGCCGataacgagtagctctcgagcctctgggcttgtttacacccctagcttaaacatatttttaacgagtagctctcgagcctccaTATCTACCCTCATGATTTTTAAACGATGATAACTTTTCATatgttaatatatttttaacaaaattaCACAATAAGAAGGAGCATTTAAATCCCTTTTGTTTGAGTATGATATTGCTATATATTTTTACTTTAAAAATTAACATGTTCGTGATTACCCGTGTTCTCTGTTGCATCACGCGAGCATTATTTTAGTGAGGTCCAACACGCATACTCTTAACACAACCCCAACCacgtcatcagttgttgtaaatGAACTTCATGAATCTTTAACCAATGTTAAATTAAAAATTATACTAAAAGGTAACTGAATATGAAGGTTTTAAACATCTAGTTTTCTATACGAAATCATAGCTACGTCATTCTGTTAAAGAATCCATAGAACAATTTTTCTCTAATCAAATTCCAAATTGTTCTATTTTAAGAATTGGTTTCTCAAAATTATTTCACCTATGTATATATGAATAGAAAGTCAATTTAATCGAAAAACAAAGACAACCgaatgaaaaatgaaaataattttaaaattttcgttaAATGGTTTGGTCGAACAAAAAGTTAAATCATCGTTTGATAACCAATATTGCCAATAAATTATGGTCTTCAAATAACAACAATCAAACCAAACCAACTCATACTCACCCTACTTAAAAATATGCAACGCTAGGTAATAAATGGTGTTACAAAAATCCAACAAGTGATCTAACTTCGTTACTAAATCATCAATTATCCATCTATGGTTCTTGCCCATTAATCAAGTTTTAACTAGTTTTTCTTAATCCACAACCATCTATCACCAAAGTTACCCTAACATACAAATCCACTAACTCCATCTTTACTAAAAAAATTTCAAATGTTAAGAATCTTCTCCATATCTACTACATAAATGTAATAACTGGCACTTTTTTTTTATAGATTTCAAGCCTTGTCTCAATCGGCTTATGTACCCGACACACTTCACAGTCCTTGTTAAGTCTTCTggtaaattactttttattttatacTTTTAATCGTAATTAAGTTTAAGCTATTAGTTAATTTGACTGAAATATTAATTtcgtttatgttttattttacggcccgcttgcggtatgcgcatataatgtatatatgtgtgggccatggggggcaaaagtgaaagtgcactaattttaacgttattttactaatttcgtgaaaataacgttaaaagctgaggatggttaatcatgcatcatgtggtggcgttgatagctaaaagacaaaagggtacatgcactaatcgagTAATCGGTCTTTGTCTTGATTGCTAAGcgttatgtgtcttatgtccgaggcttgatgcaaaactactatcaagttgggggtctcactagaagcagTATCTCTATTCCTACgcggtagaggtaaggttgtctacatcttaccctcctcagaccctaccttagctttgctattggtgggatttactgagtatgatgatgatgtttatgtTTTACTTAAGTCTCTAGTGAAATATATGTTGGCTTATTTGACGTAACCGAAGGTTGTCATAATAGTTTATAAATAGTCTTATTTGTATTGTTTGATAGAACTTATGATGTGATAATAAAGTTTTTGCACTTTAATTATACGTAAACACTAGTTAAAACATATCTAGCCTTTTTTTAGCTTCCATTTTATGTGATACGCAGTGGATTGCAATCTCGTCATGCATCAACTTGAAACAAGTTATTATTTACTCATGCATGAAAAATGTTACATAGAACGTATTCTAAAAATAGGTTTGGTAATCATATAAGTCGACCAATTTCGAAACTAGCACCCTTAAATGCTATATATAACTAGGAGTTATTTCATCCTCACCCAAGTATATACTTAGTTATGAGAATATTGGGtttctaataaataaaaatacaacatTTGGGAATTGATTTGTTGAGGAAATAAGTAACCGTAAAGAAAATATCGATGGCCTGGTAGGTGCCAGATATTTGTTCAGTTCCTTTTATAACCGATTAGTCAATTTGATTTGTGTTTTGTTATCAATATTATTGTaacaataatgtttttgtatgatAGCCAATACACTAAAATCgaaaaaaacatagaaaaatagaaaaaaaaagtgTTTGTGGAGAACCAACCTTATTTTGACCCGTATAAAAATGTCGTTTCAACTCTATCTCATTTTAACCCATTTTGTATCCTCTAcaaataacatacctttttaGCTTATACGCACGAAAGTATGCATAAAGGGGAGCAACAACCAACAAAAACGATATGAAACCTGGTAATGAACAAAATCTAGAATGTGAAGTCTAACGAGATAATAAAGGAAAATTTATTACAACTTTTTTTAGGCTTCAATGATGCTGGAGAAGCAAAACCAAACTTTAAATGGTAACAAAATGTGGGCAAATGTTTGAAATTTGAACTGAGATCGATTACAAATGTTTCCATGAAATCTGTGTTTTAGAGGACTGTGAATCATATGTGATCTCAAATGTCTTGTTATCTTCATATTCTTCATCCCAACACTCTGAGTAATCGATTGGGTGTTCGTTTAAATCACCTATTTTACTTTTACTACGAACAAGTTCTACATTAAGACCCAGGTTATTCATACGATTATATACATCTTCAGCCTGAAATGAAATATTTTGAGTGTATGTAGGATTGAACCATGGGATGTGCCTCAATGAACTAAACGGTACATAACCCACCCCTTCATAGTTACATTGTTCCCAATCTTCATCAGACTCGTGAGAGTAATCCGTGCCCACGCCTTCAGAGTCATATGGTCCCAAATCGTTATTAAACTTCTCAGAGTGATCTTCACCAAACTTACGTTGTTCCCAATCTTCACCAAACTCTTCAGGGTGATCCGTGGACATCTCCTGCTTAATAACTATGTGATACGTATCGGTAACGTAATGGGAATCAGGAACACGTAATGATAATAAAAATCCACTAAAGTCACTGTACCAGTTGTGTGGAAGTTGCAATGTGACAAGTTTGGTATAAATGCTTGATGGTTCAACCACGGGAAGTAAGACACTCATAAAACGATCTTTAACTGCATTTTCCTGCCATGTTTTCATTCCAATTATTATGAATACTATTTTTATATTGAAAGTTTAGAAAAAAGATTGAAATTCAAAACACAAGATAAGAGTTATACCTCAAGCATAGAAAGTAGTACCCTCTTATTCAGTTTCACCACCCCCAAAAGTGACACTTTCCATAACCATTTATAGTCTGATAAATCTCTTACAATTTCAAGTGAGGGACAACCTTCTGCTCTGAGAATAGCTATGCTTGATGGGAGGTCTGGAAATTCTACAAGGTTTATGCAGTGTGACAAATTGAGGAGCTTGAGACCCGGGAGTCGTGAGATGCCAGAAGGTAATGTTGAAAAGTTGTTAAGACTTAGGTCTAGTACCTGTAGGTTTAATGACTCACAAAATATATCAGATGGGATGTCTCCATCTCCCAAATTGTAATTGCTAAGATCGAGTTTCCTTAAAGAACGTGGAAACTGAGGTAGGTTCAGTTTGCTACAGCCACGTAAATTTAAGGAAACAAGGTTGGTACAAAATCGTCCAACTGACGGTGGGATTATTTCTATACCAGTATTACACAGATCAAGGGTTACCAAGCTATCCATGTTCGACTGGATATCCGGACACTGTTGAAGTTCATAGCAACTAGTGAGATCAAGAGTCTCCAATTTTTTCATGTGTATGATGGGTGGAAACCTTTTAAGTGCTGTACACAAGGTCAGGTTCACGTAAACAAGCCTTTTGTGATATCCAATTGATGGATGAATCTCTTCTAAACTCTCACAATACTCTAATATCAATCTTTCAAGACATGGAAGGCCTTCAAAATCTGGTGTCTTGATTAGGTTCTTTGAATTAGAGAGATTAAGAATTTTTAAATTTGGTAGACTCTGTTTCAAGAAAAGGAGGAAAAGtcaaataaataattaagtatACAACAATTTCCTTTCACATTGGCATACTTGTTGCCCATGGACCATTGATCGATCATTAGGCAGGACATGAGTTGTTAATTTATACAAAAAATTAAACTAGCATATGATATAACATCTTATAATAACAACCTCGTTCTTCTGTAACATGCAAAGTATATTCCAATTGCTTAAAACATCATGTAGTCTAAAAGTATCCTCGATCCTCTGTAATATCTTATAGAAAACTTGTAATATTAAATTTATTACCTCTGGCAATATCATCAAACTCAAAACAACAACTAACTAAATGCAAATAAAGGGTTACCAAGCTAACCATGTTCGACTGGATATCCGGAAACTCTTGAAGTAATTCGCAAAAACTGAGATCAAGAGTTACCAAGCTATACAGGAAACTGAAACTAAGCTAATTTGTCTTTAATCTACAGAGACAGTATAATATGTATTTCTCTTAATGAAATATGCAATATACACCTCTGTTTGTAGATGTGTAACAAACTCAAAACAACAACTAACTAACTAAATGCAAATGAAGGGTTACCAAGCTAACCTTGTTCGACTGGATATCCGGAAACTCTTGAAGTTTACTGCAATAAGAGAGATCAAGAGTCTCCAATTTTTTCATCTCAATGATGGGTGGAAACCTTTTAAGTCCTGAACAGTAGCTCATGTCCACGAAAACAAGCCTTTTGTGATATCCAATTGATGGATGAATCTCTTCTAAACTCTTACAATCCTCTAAAATCAATCTCTCAAGACATGGAAGGCCTTCAAAATCTGGTGTCTTGATTAGGTTACAAGAGCCCTCAAGATTAAGAAATTTTAAATTTGGTAGACTCTGTTTCaagaaaagaaaagaaggaaaagtcaaataataaataattaagtatACAACAATTTCCTTTCACATTGGCATACTTCTTGCCCATATATTGATCATTAGGCAGGAGCTCTTGATTTATACACAAATTTTAGCATCTTTATATCTTATAATAACAGCCTCTTTAACATGCATAGTAAATTCCAATTGCATAAAACATCATATCATTTTTACATCATATAGTTTAAAAGTCTCCTCGATCCTCGCCCAAAAATCTATTGTTATATTATAGACAATTtgttatattaaatttattacTTCTACCAATATCATCAAAAGTTTCCTTAAAGCATTTGGCATGCGTATAATGTTGACTATTCACGAAATCGAAACTAAGCTAATCGACTCCTAATTTCGTAGACAAAGCATGACATGTATTTTTGTTAATGTAATGTGTTATATAAACCTCTGTTTATAGAGATGTCTACGACTCAATAACCACAATCTAACAAACAACTAACTAAATGCAATTAACTCATTAGTAACTCTAATAACTAATTATGTTCATTTTGTGATTCATTTCACAGTTTTATTGCATTGATTTGTGAAACAACAACAATACTCATCTACCTTATACCCATGCCAGAGTTCTTTTTGTTGGCTCTTATGCAACTCTAGATAACCAAGCTCTTTTGGCTGAAAATTTGATGGGAATGAAGATGCTGGATAGTCATCCAAACGAATCCACCGAAGTTTCTTCATGTTTGCAACAACATCAGATAGGCGTGGATGTTCGTTGTAAAGTAACACTTCAGTTTCCTGTGTTAATTAATCAAGGGAAACAAATTGTGTTAGTAACATTATACACAAGGGTCATTAGATGTGGATGTATATGAAATATTTTATTGAAAAGTTAATCTAACCATTGGCGGTGCATCTGCCCCCATATCACAGAGGTATGCTAAATCTTCCTCCTTCAAAATCCTGCTATGCTTTTCTGGATTTTTAGGGTGTTCCCCTCTAACAATGTTGTGGGCCATTTCTTCTATCAAGTCATGCATCTCAAAATCTCCATCTGAATCAACTTTTATGAGAGACTTTTGTACCAACACCTTTATCCCTATACCAGGGTGTAAATCACAAGCATCAAGCACCTTCATTGCCTCCTCTTTACTCTCTCCCCTAAAGAAACATGCAATATCTAAGAATAACACTTTCTGATCAGCTGTAAGTCCATCATAACTTATTTTGAGTCTCTTTGTGACCTCATCATCTGGGATATCTTTTAACCTGGCCAAGGCACACTTCCACTCATccttgtttttatcatatagaaAAGAACCAAGAACTTCAAGTGCCAAAGGGAGCCCATCAGCATAAGAAACTGCCTCTTTTGAAAGCATCTCGTAATCTTCTATAGGTTTATCTTTCCGATATGCATGTCTCCTAAAGAGCTCCATAGCCTCGTCATGTGATAACAAGCTCACTTCATATACTTCATCTGCATAGCGGGTACTTAGCAAATGCTCATCCCTGGTTGTAATTATTATCCTGCTCCCTTCACCAAACCAATCATGCGCTCC
This genomic stretch from Helianthus annuus cultivar XRQ/B chromosome 8, HanXRQr2.0-SUNRISE, whole genome shotgun sequence harbors:
- the LOC110871771 gene encoding NAC domain-containing protein 83, which gives rise to MEKLNFIKDGVLRLPPGFRFHPTDEEVVVQYLKRKVQSFPLPAFIIPEVDVCKSDPWELPGDCEQERFFFSTKEVKYPYGNRSNRATLSGYWKATGLDKKIVTSDNNQVVGMKKTLVFYKGKPPHGSRTDWIMHEYRLATPQPKNPTQGMENWVICKIFLKKRGSKVSKYNEEPIGIIDCKSVKSKLVFYDFMSASKKRRTDLNSTPVSSSSGSSGITDDVGSCDEHEENSHNPDDVKNLRKQSS
- the LOC110871773 gene encoding disease resistance protein RUN1 isoform X2 translates to MAVEFMETLNENISANTGLSPNTLFTLFATGVTVYYMVSVFFRGSSDHHQQHTPMSSEEEEVQSRSMASSSSSSSHSLKYEVFLSFRGEDTRKNFVDHLYEDLVQQGIHTYKDDETLPRGESIGPTLLKAIQESRIALVVFSPNYADSSWCLDELACIMECRDTSRQIVMPVFYHVNPSDVRNQKGKYGKAFSKHERKNKQKVESWRNALEKAGNLSGWVINDTQNSYEAKCIKEIVDTISKSLPTLTTNANKKLIGIEARLRDLKSKLKIGSDGVHMVGIWGVGGGGKTTLASAAYAELSHQFEGHCFLQNIREESNKHGLEKLQEKILSLVLKTKDIVVGSEIEGRSMIERKLRSKRVLVVLDDVDNVKQLEELAGAHDWFGEGSRIIITTRDEHLLSTRYADEVYEVSLLSHDEAMELFRRHAYRKDKPIEDYEMLSKEAVSYADGLPLALEVLGSFLYDKNKDEWKCALARLKDIPDDEVTKRLKISYDGLTADQKVLFLDIACFFRGESKEEAMKVLDACDLHPGIGIKVLVQKSLIKVDSDGDFEMHDLIEEMAHNIVRGEHPKNPEKHSRILKEEDLAYLCDMGADAPPMETEVLLYNEHPRLSDVVANMKKLRWIRLDDYPASSFPSNFQPKELGYLELHKSQQKELWHGYKSLPNLKFLNLEGSCNLIKTPDFEGLPCLERLILEDCKSLEEIHPSIGYHKRLVFVDMSYCSGLKRFPPIIEMKKLETLDLSYCSKLQEFPDIQSNKSLPNLKILNLSNSKNLIKTPDFEGLPCLERLILEYCESLEEIHPSIGYHKRLVYVNLTLCTALKRFPPIIHMKKLETLDLTSCYELQQCPDIQSNMDSLVTLDLCNTGIEIIPPSVGRFCTNLVSLNLRGCSKLNLPQFPRSLRKLDLSNYNLGDGDIPSDIFCESLNLQVLDLSLNNFSTLPSGISRLPGLKLLNLSHCINLVEFPDLPSSIAILRAEGCPSLEIVRDLSDYKWLWKVSLLGVVKLNKRVLLSMLEENAVKDRFMSVLLPVVEPSSIYTKLVTLQLPHNWRCPRITLKSLVKIGNNVSLVKITLRSLITIWDHMTLKAWARITLTSLMKIGNNVTMKGWVMYRLVH
- the LOC110871773 gene encoding TMV resistance protein N isoform X4; translation: MAVEFMETLNENISANTGLSPNTLFTLFATGVTVYYMVSVFFRGSSDHHQQHTPMSSEEEEVQSRSMASSSSSSSHSLKYEVFLSFRGEDTRKNFVDHLYEDLVQQGIHTYKDDETLPRGESIGPTLLKAIQESRIALVVFSPNYADSSWCLDELACIMECRDTSRQIVMPVFYHVNPSDVRNQKGKYGKAFSKHERKNKQKVESWRNALEKAGNLSGWVINDTQNSYEAKCIKEIVDTISKSLPTLTTNANKKLIGIEARLRDLKSKLKIGSDGVHMVGIWGVGGGGKTTLASAAYAELSHQFEGHCFLQNIREESNKHGLEKLQEKILSLVLKTKDIVVGSEIEGRSMIERKLRSKRVLVVLDDVDNVKQLEELAGAHDWFGEGSRIIITTRDEHLLSTRYADEVYEVSLLSHDEAMELFRRHAYRKDKPIEDYEMLSKEAVSYADGLPLALEVLGSFLYDKNKDEWKCALARLKDIPDDEVTKRLKISYDGLTADQKVLFLDIACFFRGESKEEAMKVLDACDLHPGIGIKVLVQKSLIKVDSDGDFEMHDLIEEMAHNIVRGEHPKNPEKHSRILKEEDLAYLCDMGADAPPMETEVLLYNEHPRLSDVVANMKKLRWIRLDDYPASSFPSNFQPKELGYLELHKSQQKELWHGYKSLPNLKFLNLEGSCNLIKTPDFEGLPCLERLILEDCKSLEEIHPSIGYHKRLVFVDMSYCSGLKRFPPIIEMKKLETLDLSYCSKLQEFPDIQSNKVLDLSLNNFSTLPSGISRLPGLKLLNLSHCINLVEFPDLPSSIAILRAEGCPSLEIVRDLSDYKWLWKVSLLGVVKLNKRVLLSMLEENAVKDRFMSVLLPVVEPSSIYTKLVTLQLPHNCY
- the LOC110871773 gene encoding disease resistance protein RUN1 isoform X3; this encodes MAVEFMETLNENISANTGLSPNTLFTLFATGVTVYYMVSVFFRGSSDHHQQHTPMSSEEEEVQSRSMASSSSSSSHSLKYEVFLSFRGEDTRKNFVDHLYEDLVQQGIHTYKDDETLPRGESIGPTLLKAIQESRIALVVFSPNYADSSWCLDELACIMECRDTSRQIVMPVFYHVNPSDVRNQKGKYGKAFSKHERKNKQKVESWRNALEKAGNLSGWVINDTQNSYEAKCIKEIVDTISKSLPTLTTNANKKLIGIEARLRDLKSKLKIGSDGVHMVGIWGVGGGGKTTLASAAYAELSHQFEGHCFLQNIREESNKHGLEKLQEKILSLVLKTKDIVVGSEIEGRSMIERKLRSKRVLVVLDDVDNVKQLEELAGAHDWFGEGSRIIITTRDEHLLSTRYADEVYEVSLLSHDEAMELFRRHAYRKDKPIEDYEMLSKEAVSYADGLPLALEVLGSFLYDKNKDEWKCALARLKDIPDDEVTKRLKISYDGLTADQKVLFLDIACFFRGESKEEAMKVLDACDLHPGIGIKVLVQKSLIKVDSDGDFEMHDLIEEMAHNIVRGEHPKNPEKHSRILKEEDLAYLCDMGADAPPMETEVLLYNEHPRLSDVVANMKKLRWIRLDDYPASSFPSNFQPKELGYLELHKSQQKELWHGYKSLPNLKFLNLEGSCNLIKTPDFEGLPCLERLILEDCKSLEEIHPSIGYHKRLVFVDMSYCSGLKRFPPIIEMKKLETLDLSYCSKLQEFPDIQSNKSLPNLKILNLSNSKNLIKTPDFEGLPCLERLILEYCESLEEIHPSIGYHKRLVYVNLTLCTALKRFPPIIHMKKLETLDLTSCYELQQCPDIQSNMDSLVTLDLCNTGIEIIPPSVGRFCTNLVSLNLRGCSKLNLPQFPRSLRKLDLSNYNLGDGDIPSDIFCESLNLQVLDLSLNNFSTLPSGISRLPGLKLLNLSHCINLVEFPDLPSSIAILRAEGCPSLEIVRDLSDYKWLWKVSLLGVVKLNKRVLLSMLEENAVKDRFMSVLLPVVEPSSIYTKLVTLQLPHNCY
- the LOC110871773 gene encoding TMV resistance protein N isoform X1, which codes for MAVEFMETLNENISANTGLSPNTLFTLFATGVTVYYMVSVFFRGSSDHHQQHTPMSSEEEEVQSRSMASSSSSSSHSLKYEVFLSFRGEDTRKNFVDHLYEDLVQQGIHTYKDDETLPRGESIGPTLLKAIQESRIALVVFSPNYADSSWCLDELACIMECRDTSRQIVMPVFYHVNPSDVRNQKGKYGKAFSKHERKNKQKVESWRNALEKAGNLSGWVINDTQNSYEAKCIKEIVDTISKSLPTLTTNANKKLIGIEARLRDLKSKLKIGSDGVHMVGIWGVGGGGKTTLASAAYAELSHQFEGHCFLQNIREESNKHGLEKLQEKILSLVLKTKDIVVGSEIEGRSMIERKLRSKRVLVVLDDVDNVKQLEELAGAHDWFGEGSRIIITTRDEHLLSTRYADEVYEVSLLSHDEAMELFRRHAYRKDKPIEDYEMLSKEAVSYADGLPLALEVLGSFLYDKNKDEWKCALARLKDIPDDEVTKRLKISYDGLTADQKVLFLDIACFFRGESKEEAMKVLDACDLHPGIGIKVLVQKSLIKVDSDGDFEMHDLIEEMAHNIVRGEHPKNPEKHSRILKEEDLAYLCDMGADAPPMETEVLLYNEHPRLSDVVANMKKLRWIRLDDYPASSFPSNFQPKELGYLELHKSQQKELWHGYKSLPNLKFLNLEGSCNLIKTPDFEGLPCLERLILEDCKSLEEIHPSIGYHKRLVFVDMSYCSGLKRFPPIIEMKKLETLDLSYCSKLQEFPDIQSNKSLPNLKILNLSNSKNLIKTPDFEGLPCLERLILEYCESLEEIHPSIGYHKRLVYVNLTLCTALKRFPPIIHMKKLETLDLTSCYELQQCPDIQSNMDSLVTLDLCNTGIEIIPPSVGRFCTNLVSLNLRGCSKLNLPQFPRSLRKLDLSNYNLGDGDIPSDIFCESLNLQVLDLSLNNFSTLPSGISRLPGLKLLNLSHCINLVEFPDLPSSIAILRAEGCPSLEIVRDLSDYKWLWKVSLLGVVKLNKRVLLSMLEENAVKDRFMSVLLPVVEPSSIYTKLVTLQLPHNWYSDFSGFLLSLRVPDSHYVTDTYHIVIKQEMSTDHPEEFGEDWEQRKFGEDHSEKFNNDLGPYDSEGVGTDYSHESDEDWEQCNYEGVGYVPFSSLRHIPWFNPTYTQNISFQAEDVYNRMNNLGLNVELVRSKSKIGDLNEHPIDYSECWDEEYEDNKTFEITYDSQSSKTQISWKHL